In the genome of Amaranthus tricolor cultivar Red isolate AtriRed21 chromosome 15, ASM2621246v1, whole genome shotgun sequence, one region contains:
- the LOC130800894 gene encoding prefoldin subunit 1: protein MADEANRSAFLEIQGRMVETTAKLKQVQIQIRTKETEKKRAFLTLEELRQVPDDTNTYKSIGRTFVLEPKPFLINEQEQKFRESETAIASLQTSKEYLEKQMGEIENNLKELLQQDPGIARQIMSLSVINTI, encoded by the exons ATGGCCGACGAAGCAAACAGATCT GCATTTCTTGAGATTCAAGGGCGTATGGTTGAAACTACTGCTAAATTGAAGCAG GTGCAAATTCAAATCCGAACTAAAGAAACAGAAAAGAAGCGTGCTTTCTTAACCTTGGAGGAGTTGCGACAAGTACCTGATGACACCAATACTTACAAATCTATAg GGCGAAC GTTTGTACTGGAGCCAAAACCATtcttgatcaatgaacaagaacAGAAATTTAGGGAAAGTGAGACTGCAATTGCATCTTTGCAG ACTTCTAAAGAGTATCTGGAGAAGCAAATGGGGGAAATCGAAAACAACTTGAAGGAGCTGCTGCAACAAGACCCTGGTATTGCCCGTCAAATCATGTCCCTTTCTGTAAT CAATACAATATAA